CCAGCTTTGCGAGAAGAGTCAATTAGACCGCTGTGAACCAAAAATTTGATACATCATGCCAAGAGCGGTAAACAGAGTAGCCTCAAGGGCTCGTAGAAAAAAGATCCTCAAACAGGCCAAGGGCTATTTTGGGAGAAGAAAGAATGTATACACCGTAGCAAAGAATGCGGTGGAAAAAGGGCTGACCTATGCGTACAGCGGAAGGAAGCAGAAGAAACGCAACTTCAGAGCCCTATGGATCCAGCGAATCAACGCGGGAGCACGTCAACATGGAATGAGCTACTCCCAATTCATGGGCGGACTCAAAAAGTCTGATGTCCAGTTGAACAGAAAAGTATTGGCCGATCTGGCCATGAATCACCCTGAGGCGTTCAAAGCTGTGGTCGAAAAGGCCAAGTGAACCTCCTCATGACATTGTGGTAATCAGAAGAAGGGAATCATTTTTGATTCCCTTTTTTTCATACAGAATACTTAAGATGAATAGAATCCAGATCCTCACCTATTGCTTGATCTTTTGGGCAATGGCTGCACACTCCCAGATCCTACCACCCGCTACGAAGTGGATACACACAGATACAATCCTTGACGAGCGAGTACTATTGGACAGAAGTGCCCTTCTCATCCTTGATCTGGACTTGCAGTCCTCCACACTCTACCCTATCATTGAAGAACTCAAGACAATGAACAAGGAGTTTCCATGGCTCAATATCATCGGAAGGCATCAGAGTAAGGGATGGACAGTCGAGGAACTGAAGGATTGGAGCCGCTTACAAGCTTTCGAATTTCCATTGGCAATTGTCGAGACCTCCGCATCAGACCGTACTGGAACCCTCAGTCTGTATGACCCAAGTGGTGAAGCACGCTTGAATAGCAAGAGATATTCTCCTAGCACGATGGAGGACATTCGTGCTGCTCTACAGGACATTGCATCTGAGCATGGCCGACCCGGTAAGGTACTCAGCCCTTCCTCTCTATACTCAGAGAAACCGGTGCTTGAAGAATACGGTCTTTTGGACCGACCACATGGTATAGCGTGGGACAATGTCTATGACAGGTTTTTCATCAGTGATACGGGTAATGACCGTATCGTTGTCATCAAAGACGATGGTGAAGTATTCATGACTGTTGGTTCTGGGGGCAAAGGAGATGCCTTAGGCAGTTTCGATAAGGCGGAGTTCGATCATCCATTGGGTATCGCGGTATTGAGAGATTCCAGTCAGTGTTTCGTTGCAGATCATGGCAATGCCCGAGTGGTCATTGTAGACATAAACCGAATGAGGACCCGAGAATTCAAAGTCAAGGATGAATCGGGCTTCAGACTGGATTTCCCATCAGCTCCCTCTGACTTGACCATCAATGATCAAATCCTCAGTGTGACATTGCCTGCCAGTCAGCGTGTTTGGACAGTGGATATACGAACCGGGCTACTTCTTCAGGAGTACGGCATAGGCTCCGGTGACTCATTCGCTCATAAGAAACGTAAAAAGACGGTGATCGGTGAACCGCAGGCTTCTATCTATAGTGAAGGGTATCAGATAATCTACGATGGTGAATCGGATGACCTGCTCTCCATGGACCTCAAAAAAGTGCGCCTTCTCTCAACAAAAGATCCCGACAGAGCTGCAAAGTTCAAGTCCGGTGTAGACTCCACACTTCAATTC
This genomic window from Flavobacteriales bacterium contains:
- the rplT gene encoding 50S ribosomal protein L20, coding for MPRAVNRVASRARRKKILKQAKGYFGRRKNVYTVAKNAVEKGLTYAYSGRKQKKRNFRALWIQRINAGARQHGMSYSQFMGGLKKSDVQLNRKVLADLAMNHPEAFKAVVEKAK